Proteins co-encoded in one Streptomyces sp. SLBN-31 genomic window:
- a CDS encoding ATP-binding protein, whose protein sequence is MDPGSGVDRGGTALRHGLGGLQTSLALDGDGACIARARHTAADFLARVQAERGVEVSARASDLTQLVVSELVTNACKYAPGPILLHLRVTGAVVEVVVWDSDPVLPVARSADADRVGQHGLEIVTALALSVDAEREPAGKRITARITLKDTASGR, encoded by the coding sequence ATGGACCCAGGGTCGGGAGTCGACCGTGGCGGTACTGCCCTGCGACATGGTCTGGGCGGACTGCAGACGTCCCTCGCGTTGGACGGGGACGGCGCCTGCATCGCCCGGGCGCGTCATACGGCGGCGGACTTCCTCGCCCGGGTCCAGGCCGAGCGCGGTGTGGAGGTTTCCGCCCGGGCGTCGGACCTGACGCAGCTGGTGGTCAGCGAGCTGGTCACCAACGCCTGCAAGTACGCGCCGGGCCCGATACTGCTGCACCTGCGGGTGACCGGTGCGGTGGTGGAAGTGGTGGTGTGGGATTCGGACCCGGTGCTGCCCGTGGCGCGCAGTGCCGATGCCGACCGGGTGGGGCAGCACGGGCTGGAGATCGTGACGGCCCTCGCCCTCAGCGTCGACGCCGAGCGCGAGCCGGCCGGCAAGCGCATCACCGCCCGAATCACGTTGAAGGACACCGCCTCGGGCCGGTAG
- a CDS encoding RICIN domain-containing protein, giving the protein MDVAADDSGTNGAAVQLWDCQTYAEDQHWTHNPDGSLSTLGRCLDIENNGTAAGAKLELWDCNGVGGQKWVQQADGSLRNPQSGRCLDSPSGATANGTRLQIWDCNGATAQKFSVNGGGTVTGPGGKCVDVTADDTGTNGAAVQLWDCQSYAVDQHWTHGSDNSLSTLGRCLDIVGNGTANGTKVELWDCNGVGGQKWVQQADGSLRNPQSGRCLDSPSGATANGTRLQIWDCNGATAQKFSLS; this is encoded by the coding sequence ATGGACGTGGCCGCCGACGACTCGGGCACCAACGGAGCGGCCGTCCAGCTGTGGGACTGCCAGACCTATGCCGAGGACCAGCACTGGACCCACAACCCCGACGGCTCCCTCTCCACCCTCGGGCGTTGCCTGGACATCGAGAACAACGGCACGGCGGCCGGCGCCAAACTCGAACTGTGGGACTGCAACGGCGTCGGCGGGCAGAAGTGGGTGCAGCAGGCGGACGGTTCCCTGCGCAACCCGCAGTCGGGCCGCTGCCTCGACTCCCCCAGCGGCGCCACCGCCAACGGCACCCGCCTGCAGATCTGGGACTGCAACGGCGCCACCGCCCAGAAGTTCTCGGTCAACGGCGGCGGCACCGTCACCGGCCCCGGCGGCAAATGCGTCGACGTCACGGCAGACGACACCGGCACCAACGGAGCAGCCGTCCAGCTGTGGGACTGCCAGTCCTACGCCGTGGACCAGCACTGGACCCACGGATCGGACAACTCCCTCTCCACCCTGGGCCGTTGCCTGGACATCGTGGGCAACGGCACCGCGAACGGCACCAAGGTCGAACTGTGGGACTGCAACGGCGTCGGCGGGCAGAAGTGGGTGCAGCAGGCGGACGGTTCCCTGCGCAACCCGCAGTCGGGCCGCTGCCTCGACTCCCCCAGCGGCGCCACCGCCAACGGCACCCGCCTGCAGATCTGGGACTGCAACGGCGCCACCGCCCAGAAGTTCAGCCTGAGCTGA
- a CDS encoding STAS domain-containing protein, which produces MRKPTNSPARLSVVTTTTDGIRVLCLTGEIDHDTGEILRHALDAADTARPRTVVDLSRLTFMDSTGINILIAAHRTHTQANGWLRLAAPTGSVRRTMEIVGVDDVIDCRETLHQALRI; this is translated from the coding sequence GTGAGGAAACCAACCAACTCCCCCGCCCGGCTGTCGGTCGTGACGACCACCACCGACGGCATCCGCGTGCTCTGTCTGACCGGAGAGATCGACCACGACACCGGGGAGATCCTCCGCCATGCCCTGGACGCCGCCGACACCGCGCGCCCGCGCACCGTCGTCGACCTGAGCCGGCTGACCTTCATGGACTCCACCGGCATCAACATCCTCATCGCCGCCCACCGCACTCATACGCAGGCGAACGGCTGGCTCCGGCTGGCCGCCCCCACCGGCTCGGTGCGGCGCACGATGGAGATCGTCGGCGTGGACGACGTCATCGACTGCCGCGAAACCCTCCACCAGGCGCTCCGCATCTGA
- a CDS encoding DUF6086 family protein, with protein MSQYFDVGDETLWNPSNGASRLFLRQVAAFEAELGLASGIGPMENDECQIDPAAFEIFANALLAQHRRTSHTIMLALSEGFTATTLVLAERAGIEVDWARLGATPEGTLSDVQVSAPTGMSAPPEGETWASRLREKAGELGRHMPR; from the coding sequence ATGAGTCAGTACTTCGACGTCGGCGATGAGACGCTGTGGAACCCGTCCAATGGCGCGTCCCGCCTGTTTCTGCGCCAAGTCGCCGCCTTCGAGGCGGAGCTGGGACTCGCATCCGGTATCGGACCGATGGAGAACGACGAGTGTCAGATAGATCCGGCCGCCTTCGAGATCTTCGCCAACGCCCTTCTGGCTCAGCACCGAAGAACCAGCCACACCATCATGCTGGCCCTCTCCGAAGGCTTCACCGCCACGACACTGGTGCTGGCCGAGCGCGCCGGGATCGAGGTGGACTGGGCCCGGCTCGGAGCCACGCCCGAGGGCACGCTCAGCGATGTGCAGGTGTCGGCTCCCACGGGGATGTCCGCACCGCCGGAAGGCGAGACCTGGGCGTCGCGACTGCGAGAGAAGGCCGGGGAGCTGGGTCGTCACATGCCCCGGTGA
- a CDS encoding DUF2945 domain-containing protein — MAKNKDSRGKKEPAKGDKVAWSSHGSETTGTVEKKITKRTEAAGHTVDATPEEPRYEVRSDKSGRTAVHKPSALKNKKK; from the coding sequence ATGGCGAAGAACAAGGACAGCCGGGGGAAGAAGGAGCCGGCCAAGGGCGACAAGGTCGCCTGGAGCAGTCACGGCAGCGAGACCACCGGCACCGTCGAGAAGAAGATCACCAAGCGCACCGAGGCGGCCGGGCACACCGTCGACGCCACTCCGGAGGAGCCCCGGTACGAGGTCCGCAGCGACAAGTCCGGCCGTACCGCCGTACACAAGCCCTCCGCTCTGAAGAACAAGAAGAAGTAG
- a CDS encoding DUF3618 domain-containing protein, with product MGTSPERIRADIDATRDQLSADVDQLTDRASPRRMVHRRTERAKGTFTGLRDRVMGSASNTAHGVKGSTRSAADSLQDSAGQATDSVRQTAEQAGDAVRQAPEQVMRQTQGSPLAAGLIAFGVGVLASSMLPASSTEEEAVSTLMEREGQALEPVKQAALESAQHLKEGAREAAQTATEEVRSTAADAARTTQEQVRDQGAQVTDQARASGRQITDEARQQH from the coding sequence ATGGGCACGTCACCCGAGCGGATAAGGGCCGACATCGACGCGACCCGCGACCAACTGTCCGCGGACGTGGACCAGCTGACGGACCGAGCCAGTCCCCGGCGCATGGTTCACCGCCGCACCGAACGGGCGAAGGGCACCTTCACGGGCCTGCGGGACCGGGTCATGGGATCCGCCTCGAACACCGCCCACGGGGTCAAGGGAAGCACCCGGTCGGCGGCGGACTCACTCCAGGACAGCGCCGGACAGGCCACCGACTCGGTGCGTCAGACGGCGGAACAGGCGGGCGATGCCGTGCGGCAGGCGCCGGAGCAGGTCATGCGTCAGACCCAGGGAAGCCCGCTGGCGGCGGGACTGATCGCCTTCGGCGTCGGCGTCCTCGCCTCCTCGATGCTGCCTGCCTCCTCCACGGAGGAAGAGGCGGTCTCGACTCTCATGGAACGCGAGGGACAGGCACTGGAGCCGGTCAAGCAGGCCGCCCTGGAATCGGCGCAGCACCTCAAGGAAGGTGCCAGGGAAGCGGCGCAGACCGCCACGGAAGAAGTCAGGTCCACAGCCGCCGACGCCGCACGCACCACCCAGGAGCAAGTACGCGACCAGGGCGCCCAGGTGACCGATCAGGCCCGTGCGTCAGGCCGGCAGATCACCGACGAGGCCCGGCAGCAACACTGA
- a CDS encoding class I SAM-dependent methyltransferase has product MPEAYERHLVPVLFRPFAADLAARAAALGPGTILELAAGTGALTSALLTAVPGASMVATDLNEAMVTAGSAREPRAHWRQADAQQLPFEDGSFDLVVCQFGVMFFPDRPAAYAEVGRVLAPQGRFVFSSWGPLASHGFDAAFQTALEECLPGEAPPFLRETPHGYTDPAVVASDLAAAGLALAGAEEITLDGVAESAASVATGFLNGTPVSAALQARPDARTLQAAVTKKMTDRLGSGQVTAPMTATVYTAQHQA; this is encoded by the coding sequence ATGCCCGAGGCCTACGAACGTCACCTGGTACCGGTCCTGTTCCGTCCCTTCGCGGCGGATCTGGCCGCCCGGGCGGCCGCGCTGGGGCCCGGCACGATCCTGGAGCTGGCCGCCGGAACCGGAGCGCTGACCTCGGCCCTGCTCACCGCCGTGCCCGGGGCGTCGATGGTGGCGACCGATCTCAACGAAGCGATGGTCACCGCCGGCTCCGCTCGTGAGCCGCGGGCGCACTGGCGGCAGGCGGACGCCCAGCAACTCCCCTTCGAGGACGGCAGTTTCGATCTCGTCGTGTGCCAGTTCGGGGTGATGTTCTTTCCCGACAGACCCGCCGCCTACGCCGAGGTGGGCAGGGTCCTGGCACCGCAGGGGCGGTTCGTGTTCAGCAGTTGGGGCCCGCTGGCCTCGCACGGGTTCGACGCCGCCTTCCAGACCGCATTGGAAGAGTGCTTGCCCGGCGAAGCGCCCCCGTTCTTGAGGGAGACGCCGCACGGCTACACCGATCCGGCGGTCGTCGCCTCCGATCTCGCGGCCGCCGGGCTGGCCCTGGCCGGCGCGGAGGAGATCACCCTGGACGGCGTCGCGGAGTCCGCCGCCTCCGTCGCCACCGGCTTCCTCAACGGCACACCGGTCAGCGCCGCCCTGCAGGCCCGTCCGGACGCCCGGACCCTCCAGGCGGCCGTGACGAAGAAGATGACGGATCGCCTCGGGTCCGGCCAGGTGACCGCACCGATGACCGCGACCGTCTATACGGCACAGCATCAGGCATGA
- a CDS encoding phage holin family protein, whose amino-acid sequence MSSIPPSPAERGQDRSVGELLSAVTSDVQTLFRQEIDLAKAEVRQEATKAGKAAGMYGGAGFAGYMVLLFLSLAAVLGLSNVMDGGWAALIVTGVWAIVAAVLYQRGRTQMRTVSPTPQQTVETMKENAEWARHPSG is encoded by the coding sequence ATGTCCTCGATCCCCCCGAGCCCTGCGGAGCGCGGGCAGGACAGGTCGGTGGGCGAACTGCTGTCGGCAGTGACCTCCGACGTCCAGACACTGTTCCGCCAGGAGATCGACCTGGCCAAGGCGGAGGTCCGCCAGGAAGCGACCAAGGCCGGCAAAGCGGCCGGGATGTACGGGGGCGCGGGTTTCGCCGGTTACATGGTGCTGCTGTTCCTGTCCCTGGCCGCCGTACTGGGCCTGTCCAACGTCATGGACGGCGGCTGGGCCGCCCTGATCGTCACCGGAGTGTGGGCGATCGTCGCAGCCGTGCTCTACCAACGCGGCCGCACCCAGATGCGCACCGTCTCCCCCACTCCTCAGCAGACCGTCGAAACGATGAAGGAGAACGCCGAATGGGCACGTCACCCGAGCGGATAA